The window ctctgtccctcatcCACTTCTCCAGGAACCCCAGGCCCTCCCTGTCAGCgctctctgccctcagccctctACCCTGTGGGGTCCACCCAGCTCTGCTCTTGGCCACGTGGGGCCTGCCACCCCTTAAGCTCACCAAGGAGCCAGCTCCTAGGGGTGCAGGGCCACCCCCACGAACCTGGGCGTCACCACTCGGGGGGCTGGCTGGTCTGGAAGCCTGGGTGGCTGTGGCTGGCCAGCCTCCGCCCTGAGGCCTCCTCACCCTCCGGGCTCTGCCCCAGCTTGCGGATATGTCGCAGGAAGGAGGTAGCATTGAATGCTCgctgcagggagagagggtgTCAGGCCATGCCTGGGGCCTGGCCTCAAGATGTGGAGGACCATAGCCCAGACCATGCCCCTGAGGCCAAGGGAGGGGGAAGACAGAGAAGTGGGGGGCAGACAGCCTTGAGTCAGGTCCACAGGCCCCTCCCTACACCGACCTTCCAGTGGGTCCGGGCAAAATTCTTCTGGATCTGCTCACTGACTGAGCCCAGGATGTCCTTGTCAAAAGCTGCATCCCCAGAGATCCTAGGGGAAAGCTGGGGGTCAGTGGGGTGTGGGGGGTCTCAGGGTGTGGTCTCTCTGGTCCCGGGACAGCTTAGCAGGGGTCCGGCTCACCAAAGATGCTGTAAGGCCTGCTGGCACGTGAACCTCTTCTGGGGGTCTCGCTCCAGAAGGTGCCGGATGAAGTccttggctggggcagggaggccaggtcAGCCCGCCCCATCCCCGTGCCCCCTCGTCACTCCCCCCTCCCTGAGCTCGGGGCCAGCCTCAAGTTCACCTGATTCTGAGATGTCATCCCAAAAGGGAGAGTCAAACTCGTAGCTGGCCCTCAGGATCTGGCTGAAGAGTTCAGGGTCGCTCTCGTCGTAGAAGGGGGGGTACCCACACAGCCTGGCACCCACAGATGAATCACCCAGCtgtccaaacctccccaacccagcagggggcaggcaggcagaagaAGAGCCTTCCCAGTGGTCACTCACAGGATGTAGGAGATGACACCCAGGGCCCACACATCTACGGCCTTCCCGTAGGGTTTCTGCTCCAAGAGCTccggggctgggggccagagaCAGACAGACGCACACCCGTGCACACGCGCACCACGCTCAGTGCTGCCCAGCTCAGCCTAACTGACCCCAGGAATGGCCCGCCACCTGCCCCGCCCCAGTGCTGCAGCTCCCACAGGGTCCCCCAGCCCCTCGGGCTCCTCGGCACCCCCTCCCTTACCCACATATCCTGGAGTCCCACAGGCAGTTCCTAGCATGTTGCCAGCCTGGATTTTGGAGAGGCCAAAGTCAGAGACCATGATTTTGGAGTCCTCAAAGGGGGTGGCATATAGAAGGTTTTCAGGCTGTGACACAAGGATGCCAGAAAAAGCACCAAGTTAGCCCTGGCACAGCCCCTGGGCTGGGACAAGGCAGGCCGCAGGGGCTGGGCACCCTCAAGTCCCCTGACCCGTGGTGCACAGGGCAAGGCCCCAGGcgggtgggcaggagggcaggcaccTTGAGGTCTCGGTGCACAATGCCCAGGCTGTGCAGGTAGGAGACAGCGCCGAGGACCTGGCCCACCAGGTGGCTGGCGTCCTTCTCCGTGTAGGAGCCCCGCTCCATGATGCGATCAAACAGCTCACCCCCCGTCaccctggagggagcaggggctcAGCTGACCCAGGCCCCTCGGCCCCAACTCCCCACCCAGCCCATCGACCCCCTAGCCTGACGCTGCCCTCCTCACAGCTCCATGGCCAGGTAGAGGTGGGACGGGCTCTCATGGACATCTTCCAGGGCCACGATGTTCGGGTGGCTGACCCTGCAAAGGCAAGAAGAAGCCCCTCCTGGGCCGCCGCCCCCTGGATCCCCAGGGAAGCCCTTcaccctcctctcttcctccaccctgccctcttccccaccacAGGCCACCACTACCCACTCCAGCAAGGCAGAGCCTGGGGCCAGGCCTTTCTAGGGACACAGAGGAGGCTGGGCGCTCCATCCTAGAACACTCCCAACCCCAGTGGGGTGCACACCTGCGGAGCACCGCAATCTCATTCTCCACCAGGGCCTCCTTGCCTCGCAGGGCCTTCTTGGGGATGCACTTGAGGGCGACAAGGTGTGAAGAGCCCCGCTCCTGGGCCAGCACCACCTCAGAGAAAGCGCCCCTGcggcagaaggggagggagggagggagggggaggaggagagaaggggagggacagCAGAGGTGGGAAGGCAGAAGGGCCCCCCTAGATGAAGGAAATGGGGAGGCCCTCCCCTTCCCATGCCACCCATCCcccacacgcatacacacactcacactgacacacactcacacacactcacgaGCCGAGCTTCTCCCGGATCTCATAGACGCTGCTGATGTCCTCCGTCTGTTTCTTGAGCAGCAACATGTCTGGGGGTGTCAGGAGAGATGAAAGGAGGGTCCCTGGGTGAGGGGCAGgccatcccccaccccagaccgCGTAGTGCCTCAGCTGTCCTCAGCAACAGCCCCACTCAAGAACACAGGTCCCAGgcaccctccccagcctggtcttctcgcccctcccccaccgtcCAGGCCCCCACTCCCAGGTGGACGCCTCCCAGCCAGGCCACCGCATACACTCCTCCCCCAACCAGATACACTGCCGCGATCCGAGGCCCCCCGACCCTGGCACCCCGACGGTGATCAGCGCCCAGacaccctctctctgcccccacacAACTGAGTCAGCCGTGATTGACCGCTTTCCAGAAAGCTCCATGCACCCCTCCCCACTACCCGGGCCCCTCCAAACCCGCCCCGATGCACAGCGCCCAGAGGCGCCCGCCACCCCCGGCCCCCAGGCCTAGACCTGCCACCCATGGCCCAGTGCCCACTGGCACgcgccccccccgccccaggccatCAACCCGCCCGAGATGCACCTGCGACTCCCGCACACAGCCGCCTGCCACTGGCCACCCACGCGGCTGCCCAGGCACAGCCCGGCCCTCGGCGCCTAGCAGCGGGAGGGACTCAGCAGCCTGGGCCTCCCGCGTTCCAAGCTGCGTGGGCCGCGCGCGTGCCGGCCGGGGGCGCGCCGGGCGTGACAGGTGTGCGCGGGGGCTGCGGCGGCTGCAGCCCGGGACCCCGCACGCCCCCGCCCGCGCGCGCCCGCGCCCCGGAGCGCCGGTGCGGACCTGGAGTCAAAGCGAAACCGCAGCGTCGCCTCGCGCAGTGGCCACCGCGCCGAGCCCCCAGCCCGCGCCccggcggccccgccccctccgcgcGCGCCCCCGCCGGCCGCTGGCCGCCGAGCACGCGGTGGCCCAGCGCGGCCGCGGCGCTGCAGGGCGCCTTGTAAGGCAATCGGCCTGCGCCGGCCGCCCCCGCCTCCCTCTTTGGTCATTCATGCGGGTTCCCGCCAGCTTCAGCGCCCCGCCCCACAGCAGCCTGACTGAGcaggccccagggcctttgcaccatcGGTGTCCTCTGTCCAGAAGTCTCTTCACCCACATGTTGATATGGCTCTCTGTGCTCCTTCGCGTCTCTGCTCTAATGTCCTCTCGGCAGACAGGCTGTCCAGGCTATTTGGGGATAAAACAGCCTCCCTTTctagccccagccctgccactgccACTCTGCCACTTTGGCCTGAGCCCCCATCAGCACTCAGTTGGAGGGCAGCAGCAGCTCCTCACTGGGCTCcccctgccctctgaccccacCCATAACCTCTCCCACTGGCAATTTCTTCCCCATCCAGCAGCCAGAGCATGCCTTCTACTGAGATCACATCATCCCTGGGTTCCAAACCCTCCGGCAGCTCTCCGTGTCACTGTAAATCAAAGCATGAGTCCTTACAGTGACCTCAGGGCTCTGCATGACTGGTCCCTCTTCCCCATCGCTGCTCTGGCCCCTGTCCACCCACTCTCCCCCTTGCTCAAGCAGCTCCAGCCAGCTCCAGGCACACCGGCTTCTTAACTGGCCCTCAAacacacctgccccagggcctttgcactcgcACTCGTTGCCTCtttgcctggaatactcttcACTCAAGTATCTGCTTGATTTGCTCCTTCACTCcatcaggtctcagctcaaatgtcacctcctcaaacAGGCCTCACTTGCCATCCCCCCAACAACACATTCTGTAGTACATCGCCTGCCTGCTGTCTTAAGAGCGTGCATCTCTACAAAATCAccttctttgtcttgttttcctcACCAAAGCATCCACTCCCAGAAAGTGTCTCTGCTGACTCGGCCCCGGAGAATCGCTGGAGGAAATAAGTGCTGGGTGACGGATTTCAATCTATCCAACAATTCGTGGATTCCTCGCATCCAGTCCCATCTCAGCTCTGGCGCCCCTCCCAGGGGGTCCAGGTCCCCATAGGGATGGGGGCGACAGGTGTCCTGGCTGGTGACAGGAGCACACCCACACAGGCCAGTGCTGCAGGGGCTCCATGGAGTCTCAGGGTCCAGGAGTGGCCTGCCGAATCTGTCTTCACAGGGGCCTGTAGGCCCCTGGCATGTCACAAAGTCTTCAAGAGGGTCCACAAGGCAGGCAAAGGGTTTTAAAACTCATCTTTCCTGACCTCAAGTCCCACGGACCCTCTGTCCAAAACATCGGGGCCTGGAGAGAGGAAAGGCTCCCTTCAGTTTCCCTTTCCCAATCACCCTTCCTAGTTCACTCAAGAAGGCTCCAGCAGCGTGGACCCCACTCCAAACTGCTCAGATCTGTGAAGAGGGGTTGCTAGGGCTTAcatctcaaagagaaaaaagaaagtaggaaTGGGACTGACCATGAGCCCCATCTCATGCTGGTGATAAGTCTTAACTCTTTGTGGACACTTGGACTAACTGACGTAAACTGAAGCCCCATCTTACTCACTTGTTTAATAATTATGCACCCACAAGTCTAATCCACTGCCCCATGGTCATTGGTTATAACAAGAAATGTGATTTGTGTTTTGGAGAAGTATGATCCATAAGTAATGAAAAGCTGTCCCCTCTCTGAAGGGCAGCAGATGAAGAGTGGAGGCAAGAAGAAAAGGACCCACTTCCAAAGTGAGCCTGTAGCATCAAAACACCTGTGGAAGTGTCAAAAGTGATATCACAGTTTTTGCTTTCAATCAGTATTTACAATACACCAGAAATTCCACCCTTCGAAACTGTTTAAGCATCTGTTGAAATGCTGTAAATGTCAGCTTCAaggtacatgtgtgtgtgttacgTCCTGGTGGATAAAGAGCTTTTCAAAGTCCTTTCAGGGGACTCCTTACAGAAAAACTAATTCaaagtggatcacagacctaaatgtaaaacgccaaacttctagaagaaaacataggagagaATCTGTCTTACCTTGGGCTTGGTGATGAGTTTTTAGATGCagtatgaagaaagaaaaaataataaattggactatatcaaaatgttaaatgtttgcTCTGTGAAcaacactgttaagagaatggaaagacaagccacaggctgggggaaaatctttgcaaaagacTTGTCTGAGATAGGACTTGTATCCAAACTATACAAGGcactcttaaaactcagtaagaaCACAAGTAGCCCAGTTAAAATATGAGCTAAAGGTCTGAACAgataccaaagaagaaatacaaaacgTAAAGTTCTTTCATACAGaatgtatgaaaagatgtttaccatcatatgtcattaggaaaTTGCGATTTAAAACGatgatgagataccactacatgcCTATGAAAATGGCCAAAACCCAGAACACTGACAATGCCAAACACTGATTAGGGTGTGGAGCAACAGAGGTGCTCATTGATTGCTGgaggaaatgcaaaatggttggttcagccactctggaagacagtttggtggtttcttataaaactaaacatactcttagcATACAATCCAGCAACAGCACTCCAAGGAATGTCTTGCTCCACGTCAAGGTattttacccaaaggagttgaaaacttatgtccacagaaaaaccagcacacaaatgttcatagtagctttattcataactggcaaaaactggaagcaaccaagatgtccctcaTTAGGTGCGTGAATCAACACACTGTGGTCCATGCAGTCAATGGCATACTATTCACTGATAAAGAGGAGCTatgaagccaggaaaagaaatgaatggggggaggatatagctcaaacactagagcacatgcttagcatgcacaaagtcctgggttcaatccccagtacctcctctaaaaataaatacataaataaataaacctaattgccccccctaagaaagaaatggatggaTCTTAAATGCacactgctaagtgaaagaagccagtttaaAAAAGTCTacactgcaattttaaaaatctttcaggaGGTTCGGGGAtcccagaaaggaatgcagaTTGTGACAAAAAGAATCTACATGTACTACAAATGCATAAAACCACCTCACTGAAGGGGGTCGGAGGAAAGGAGCTGATCTAAGTCACCCCGGGAGTGAATGGAGTCTGTAAAACTAAAGGCGAAAGTGTTactggagagtaggttcttgtcttgtcacagaaagaattcagagatgaaacatggaggtcaagaaagtaaagtgagggtTTATTAAGCCATAGGTTGCTCTCAAGGGGCAAGCGGGCAGATTCAGGAGAGTAGCTGCGctcagtttctttggcaagctggttatatggggtataaaaatgaatgggcagaatattcactggggagcgaggagtttggggtcatattccctgattttcatcccaactccaccttcctgaggggaggagggatttttgtccttagtTAGTCTTGATGGGAAGTGTCATGtcattggtgcatgatgggtacttctaatctgcaaggctaattttattcaaatgagcatataatgagactcaaggtctactagaagtcaaatcttctgccatcctgggcctagttggttctaccCAGTTTACATCTtctcctcaatggctgtgtcattcttttaatggctgggccctgcccccttccctcttgtctcattctcccctcagagattttactcccataatcttatgggaAGCAGAGGAGCTATAGTCCATAGCTGCTTCAGGGTTGAGTAGGGGCATCACCTGCCTGtcagggagtaaaaatctctgGATGCCTGATCTAGGGgtcccaggggcaggacagcttCTTGTTTTAAGTCAGACGGTGTGGGCCGGAATCCTCGCATGGCCATCATCTTGATGTGGAACTCTTGTAACCACTTCCACAGCTTTcctatgaatcttcttgaagatgaagcaccTTTGCATCAGAGTACAACAGTAACTGTCTGTAagtgacaaaagacttaaaaagccACAGATAAACACCTGATTGTAATGTAATTGATAAAGAAATGTAGTTacaataactagaattatgactgattacatttaatttaaactaCCAAATAATCCTAGTTAATATAATATTTCTCTGAGATGCCTCAGGGTTCTTCCACAAACCTCCAACTCTCTATATCCATattattttgaactttattttcttttccattcataaacaaccagctctaggaaaAAATCACTCTCTTCTCCCTTAACAAAATGCCATTCCATTCCTCATACTTCCTTTTGTTCAAAACACACATCTTACTTTCATATcgtatactgaaatgtttcctttattttttagtagttttaattacatatttaaattagaatcctcatctcttaaaaaccttaatttttagtgaaaactaagaagtaagcaattatgaactgtCTTTTACCTTAGCATTTATAGAATGGCAAAcataaataccaataataatttctaaaaagatatgtgctttttatagaaaatatctcaAGGTGGTAACAAACATTCATCAACAATCCTAAatacctttagtttctctgtgaGGGAAGCCAATGCTCAGTAATTAATGGTTCAGTATCTGATTTTATTTGGGAATGACCTAGCTATTCAataaatttccatcatttaacttaagtAAGCATGACTCTAAAACttcaagttaccaaatatctggagagatcatttttaagtagGCATTCCTAAAGTATAATTGTTTCTGAAGAGTTTACCTAAAAGCTcctatttcatttacatttacttttcCTTGAAAGTTTTTTCCCATTGAGTTACTTTCCTGGCTGACAAATTTCTAACAGTTACAACAAGGTCTTATTTGACCTCTAGTAAACCTAGGTACAACAGAAGTATTATATTTAACACCGATAACCCTAAAAACATGTCTATATTAGTTGAgccaacaagcttaagctagcttcaaTACCAGATATCGACTCAGTACTGAATATCTCCCAGATCACGTGAACCTGAAATTCACTCTGgtcagtttcttttatatttctgagtatttatttaaGTGCTTAAGTCCCTTAAAggcaattaaatagagctcttttcacaaattaattttggctATACCATACATACATCCagaacacacatacaaacacacaaagaaacacagaGACCTCATAGTTTCCATTCCAAAATTAAAAACCCATCAGTTACAAAAGAGGTTGGATTCAAATTGGGTTTATGGCAGATGAACAAATCAAGGTCACCTGTCTAGATGGCTAAAccctttttactaatatttacGGAAAAATCATTTAAGATTCCTACTCATCTTGACAAATCAAGTTCCAAATTACTTaccatttttctcaaaatttgcaCTGTAAAAAGATAGCGAGCTCAGGGTTCCCAGAAAAGACCAGGTGGAACATTTGCATCTCAAAGGCTTGAGAAAGGCAAATTCCTCCTAGGATGACTTTGTTCcctgaagaacagaaaaacaatggtTTTCCCAATGCTTACAAGCCTCTTAAAACAAGCAGGGTAGGTTTAGGGAGTAGTGGGAGGATGTTGGATTATTTCTGGCACTACACCTCTGGTCCTGGAAAGACTAGATTTGTAAAACAaggacattttttccccctcaaagaaTTCACTGCCACCTCATTGATACCAAAGGACTGACACATCCCTTCACCTATGTTGGAATGTTTTACTTTCCTTCATGTAGGTTAGAGGAGACGCCTCCCCCAAAATTCCTATCAGGCTTTGAACGTCAGCTATGGTTGGTCTAGTTAGACCGGCGGCCTCCCATTTTGATCATCTTTTTTACAAACACATTTGAGGATCCTCCCTGGGTTTGAGAAGTTCTCTGATTATGGCCCTCAGTTCTGCCTTTGACCTGAAGAGGCTTGCCTGCAGCCTCATGTGGTCTCCTTTCTAAAGATGCCTGAAAATAGTAGCTCTGTCAGGGACCTCAGTCCCCCAGATAGCAGGGTTCACTTGAGAAACAATACGGGGTGGGAGACCTCCTCTTGTTGCCGAGTTCAAACTCGTCCTGCtcgccgcatgacaggccaataaatcgggagacggggtgttggggcaaggaacagagactttattcggaaagccggcagaccgagaggataGCAGGCTAATGTCTtagagaaccatcctgctctagtcagagtacaggctccttttatacaaaaaaacaagggaggggatgtggttggttgttgcgatcttcttgctgcaggcattctttgttcttgcagcaaCAGCCGTCCCCATGGGCCAGGTCACGGTGTCCCTGTacacctccaacaaaacaaaggttattctctactacacTCTGGCTTGGGACTGAGGCAGGTGCCCACGGCCAAGAGCAGTCTTGGTGGGTATCTTCCCCATCAGGGTCTCCAAATTAGACTATTGTCTGGAATTTAGTGAGGAAGTCCCTTCCCTGCAAGGGAATGGGGCACTCAGGCATGAGCAGAAACAGACGTGCAGGGGTAAAATTTCCTAGCCAGCAGCTGAGGATGGCAGGTGAGGGGTGAACCACTTGGCTTGGGGCCCTTCCATCAATTCCGTTATCATACAGGATTGGGAGGACAAGGGTCCAGGCAAATCAGTCAGCACAGAGTAGGTGGCCTCATACCTAgtaagaaaataactttcctaCCTGCCACATCAAGGGTCACCCGAGgctcctttggagaaatgaccAGGTGTCCCTTGCGAGCCTGGGAGGTTTCCTGGGCCTGTCAGTCTTCAGTCCTCTTGGCCATCATTGGTTTGGGAGTCCCAAGTCCCCTTCAGGACTGGGGGCACTGGTCCTTCCAGTGGCCCTCCTGGCCCACTTAAAACACATCCTTCCTCAGCGAGACACTAGCTCTGATTCAGGTGTCCTGGATTCTGTCCTCACCATGGGTCTTCACAAGTGAGGGCCACcctgaggtggggcaggggtgggctgcCACCAATAACTGTGCCTTTCGCTGTTGTCCCTgaatcttttctgtctcttcaacCTTGTCTCTACTGTTGAATATGCCAAACGCCAAGTCCATGAGCTGATTCATGGGGTCTGGGGTCTCCAGCCCCCCCAGATGGGGCATTAGGGTTAGATGGCCTGGAAGACTGTCCCCCCTCAGAACCAGGAGTAGGAGCTCCCAGCTGTGGAGCTCGGGGAGTGGACTCATGAGGGGTCGTTGAAAACATGGAGCTCC is drawn from Camelus ferus isolate YT-003-E chromosome X, BCGSAC_Cfer_1.0, whole genome shotgun sequence and contains these coding sequences:
- the PNCK gene encoding calcium/calmodulin-dependent protein kinase type 1B, with translation MLLLKKQTEDISSVYEIREKLGSGAFSEVVLAQERGSSHLVALKCIPKKALRGKEALVENEIAVLRRVSHPNIVALEDVHESPSHLYLAMELVTGGELFDRIMERGSYTEKDASHLVGQVLGAVSYLHSLGIVHRDLKPENLLYATPFEDSKIMVSDFGLSKIQAGNMLGTACGTPGYVAPELLEQKPYGKAVDVWALGVISYILLCGYPPFYDESDPELFSQILRASYEFDSPFWDDISESAKDFIRHLLERDPQKRFTCQQALQHLWISGDAAFDKDILGSVSEQIQKNFARTHWKRAFNATSFLRHIRKLGQSPEGEEASGRRLASHSHPGFQTSQPPEW